The following are from one region of the Coffea eugenioides isolate CCC68of chromosome 2, Ceug_1.0, whole genome shotgun sequence genome:
- the LOC113759496 gene encoding uncharacterized protein LOC113759496, protein MCHLPVAIEHRAFWAVKQCNLHADRDGKERKLQLQELEEIRLEAYDNARLYKERTKQFHDRLLRAKHFSPGQKVLLFNSRLKFMPGKLKSRWIGPYVVANVFPNGVVEIQSLETNKSFTVNGHRLKPFVHVSDIGTVEEETWIYKACPRPISDAVEHRRNAWAEDSAL, encoded by the exons ATGTGTCATTTACCTGTGGCTATTGAGCATCGTGCATTCTGGGCAGTCAAGCAATGCAATTTGCATGCGGATAGAGATGGCAAAGAGAGAAAGCTCCAACTCCAGGAGTTGGAGGAAATTCGTCTTGAAGCATATGACAATGCACGTTTGTACAAAGAGCGTACCAAGCAGTTTCATGACCGCCTATTGCGTGCGAAACACTTTTCTCCAGGACAAAAGGTACTCTTGTTCAATTCACGGTTGAAATTCATGCCAGGTAAGTTAAAATCTCGTTGGATTGGACCATATGTGGTAGCCAATGTTTTTCCCAATGGTGTGGTTGAAATCCAGAGTTTAGAGACTAATAAGAGTTTTACAGTTAATGGTCATCGTTTAAAACCGTTTGTTCATGTTTCAGACATTGGTACTGTGGAAGAG GAGACTTGGATTTACAAGGCATGCCCACGCCCTATAAGTGATGCTGTTGAACATCGTAGAAATGCTTGGGCAGAAGACTCTGCCTTATAA